The genomic interval ATGCCGCCTCCAGGACCGACCCCATGGTCGAACCCCAGGAGACAAGCAGAAGATCCGGTCTGTCGTCTCCTTCGCAGACAGGCGGGGTGACCTCACCTCGGAGTCCGTTCAGTTTATTCTGCCGCTTCTGAACCATGCGTGTACGTATGGAAAGATCCTCGGTAATATGCCCCTCTTCGGTATGCTCATCGCTGTCCACCATCACGAGATGCCTGCTCCTTCCGGGAAGGAGTCTGGGGGAGATGCCGGTTTCGGTCAATGCATATCGTTTGTAAGGCTCATTCACGGATACAGGGTCTGCCCCCGCATGGACCTGCGGCAAGTTCCCGATGTCAAAAGGAGCGACGGCCCTGTAGGAATCCGAGAGAAACTGGTCCGTGAGGATAAAGACCGGCCCCTGATACCGTTCCGCCAGTTCAAAGGCCTTACGTGTAAGATAGAATCCATCCTCCACGTTGGCCGGAGCAAAGATGGCCTTCGGAAATTCCCCGTGTCCGGCATGGAGCACAAACTCCAGGTCGGCCTGCTCGGTCCGTGTGGGGAGTCCGGTGGCCGGGCCAGGACGCTGCCCGACCACGATCACAACAGGGGTTTCGGTCATGGCAGCAAGACTGACCCCCTCCACCATCAGGGCGAACCCGCCGCCCGATGTGGCGGTCATGCTCGGCGCTCCGGCAAAGGAGGCGCCAATGGCCATGTTGACGGCGGCGATTTCATCCTCGGCCTGTTCCACAATCAGACCCATCTTCTCGGCGCTGGCCGCGAGACTGAGCGAGATCGAGGTCGAGGGAGTCATGGGATAAAAAGCGCAAAACCGGACACCGGCTGAAAGGGCGCCTAATGCAATGGCATCGTTAGCGTTGAGCATCAGCCGTTTTGGCGGATTCGACACCTTCGGGAGCTTTTGGAATGAAGTCTTCTGTCCTGCAGACCACCGAAATGCGGAACTCAAAACCTTCCGGTTCTGCTCGGCCAGATTGGGGTCCTTCTTCCCGAAGAGATCGTCCAGTAAACGGGCGATCAGATCTTCCTCAAGCCCCAAGAGGAATCCTGCAATCCCCAGGGCCGCAACAT from Nitrospirae bacterium CG2_30_53_67 carries:
- a CDS encoding pyruvate ferredoxin oxidoreductase, giving the protein MPTRKTSQALNILIGGEAGQGLVTIGELLSRSLVRSGYSIVVTQDYQSRIRGGHNTFAVRVSAGEIYAPQESVDLLIALNQETVRLHRDEVSPQGLMAADQEFDVPENRCLAVPYKDLSLPRYSNVAALGIAGFLLGLEEDLIARLLDDLFGKKDPNLAEQNRKVLSSAFRWSAGQKTSFQKLPKVSNPPKRLMLNANDAIALGALSAGVRFCAFYPMTPSTSISLSLAASAEKMGLIVEQAEDEIAAVNMAIGASFAGAPSMTATSGGGFALMVEGVSLAAMTETPVVIVVGQRPGPATGLPTRTEQADLEFVLHAGHGEFPKAIFAPANVEDGFYLTRKAFELAERYQGPVFILTDQFLSDSYRAVAPFDIGNLPQVHAGADPVSVNEPYKRYALTETGISPRLLPGRSRHLVMVDSDEHTEEGHITEDLSIRTRMVQKRQNKLNGLRGEVTPPVCEGDDRPDLLLVSWGSTMGSVLEAASKLREEMRRVATLHFSQVWPMAPDQFIGYLQEAREVVCVEGNATGQLARLIRRETGFEIKRKILRYDGLPITPEWILRELNRAS